A region from the Aegilops tauschii subsp. strangulata cultivar AL8/78 chromosome 5, Aet v6.0, whole genome shotgun sequence genome encodes:
- the LOC109733222 gene encoding ABC transporter G family member 1 isoform X2: protein MASEQLLPAVPRWRPSPPREQSRPGHAADDEGPSDTASDVLGGSLRSTDGFPFGSGSSFPPPPFAPMPVTLPRSRTSSSLEISVENGAGAVPAVVRETSLRRVDQGVVLSWEDLWVSAAGGKAGRVPILRGLNGYARPGEVLAIMGPSGCGKSTLLDALAGRLGSGVSQKGDILINGRRQKLSYGTSAYVTQDDVLMTTLTVREAVRYSASLQLPSGMSAAAKRERAEETLREMGLEGAADTRIGGWMHKGISGGQRRRVSICMEILTRPALLFLDEPTSGLDSAASFHVVSRIARLARREGMTVVAAVHQPSTEVYGLFHGLCLLAYGKTVFFGPAAETNQFFALSGFPCPSLMNPSDHFLRTVNKDFDNDIEEGLGGKKMTTVENIDALVASYKSSAHMDKVTRQIADIRGTGGEVVKMEGQQPSFLMQSFVLTKRSFINMYRDLGYYWLRFAIYIALCLCCGTIFYDIGHSYGSIQARGSMLMFVGAFLTFMAIGGFPSFVEDMKIFGRERLNGHYGVSSFVIANTVSATPYLLLISLVPGAMAYYLVGLQRSFDHFAYFALVLFMTMMLVEGLMMIVASAVPDFLMGIITGAGIQGVMMLNGGFFRLPHDLPKPVWRYPMYYVAFHKYANQGFYKNEFLGLTFPNNQAGGATTITGDEILREYWQVEMGYNKWVDLAVLFGMVILYRVLFLAIMKLTEKAKPMVNGLRFRRTQPSVHIADQSFEANGAK, encoded by the exons ATGGCGTCCGAGCAGCTGCTGCCCGCCGTGCCGAGGTGGAGGCCGAGCCCGCCGCGGGAGCAGAGCCGTCCCGGCCACGCCGCAGACGACGAGGGCCCGTCCGACACGGCCTCCGACGTCCTCGGCGGCTCCCTGCGCAGCACCGACGGCTTCCCTTTCGGCAGCGGGAGCTCGttcccgccgccgccgttcgctcCGATGCCGGTGACCCTGCCGCGGTCGCGGACCTCCTCGTCGCTCGAGATCAGCGTGGAGAACGGCGCCGGCGCCGTGCCCGCCGTGGTTCGCGAGACGTCGTTGCGCCGGGTTGACCAGGGCGTCGTGCTCTCCTGGGAGGACCTGTGGGTGTCGGCGGCCGGCGGCAAGGCCGGCCGCGTCCCCATCCTGCGCGGCCTCAACGGTTATGCGCGCCCCGGCGAGGTCCTCGCCATCATGGGGCCCTCCGGCTGCGGCAAATCCACCCTTCTGGACGCTCTAGCAG GAAGGCTAGGCTCTGGTGTCAGCCAGAAGGGAGACATCTTGATCAATGGCCGGAGGCAGAAGTTATCCTACGGAACTTCG GCGTACGTGACGCAGGACGACGTGCTGATGACGACGCTGACGGTGCGGGAGGCGGTACGCTACTCGGCGTCGCTGCAGCTGCCGAGCGGCATGTCGGCGGCGGCGAAGCGGGAGAGGGCGGAGGAGACGCTGCGGGAGATGGGGCTGGAGGGCGCGGCGGACACGCGCATCGGCGGGTGGATGCACAAGGGGATCAGCGGCGGCCAGCGGCGCCGGGTCAGCATCTGCATGGAGATCCTCACCCGGCCGGCGCTGCTGTTCCTCGACGAGCCCACCAGCGGCCTCGACAGCGCCGCCTCCTTCCACGTCGTCAGCCGGATCGCCAGGCTCGCGCGCCGGGAGGGCATGACCGTCGTCGCCGCCGTGCACCAGCCCAGCACCGAGGTCTACGGCCTCTTCCACGGGCTCTGCCTCCTCGCCTACGGCAAGACAGTCTTCTTCGGTCCCGCCGCCGAGACCAACCAG TTCTTTGCTCTGAGCGGGTTTCCTTGCCCGTCACTGATGAACCCTTCCGACCACTTTCTGAGGACCGTAAACAAGGACTTCGACAAC GACATCGAGGAAGGCCTCGGCGGGAAGAAGATGACCACTGTCGAGAACATCGACGCGCTGGTGGCTTCCTACAAATCCTCCGCGCACATGGACAAGGTGACGCGGCAGATCGCCGACATACGCGGCACT GGAGGGGAGGTGGTGAAGATGGAAGGGCAGCAGCCGAGCTTCCTGATGCAGTCCTTCGTTCTAACCAAGAGATCCTTCATCAACATGTACAGGGACCTCGGCTACTACTGGCTCCGCTTCGCTATCTACATCGCGCTCTGCCTCTGCTGCGGCACCATCTTCTATGACATCGGCCATAGCTACGGATCCATACAG GCTCGTGGCTCCATGCTCATGTTCGTCGGCGCCTTCCTCACCTTCATGGCCATCGGAGGCTTCCCATCTTTCGTCGAGGACATGAAG ATATTTGGAAGGGAGAGGTTGAACGGGCACTACGGGGTGTCGTCGTTCGTAATCGCCAACACAGTGTCGGCGACACCGTACCTGCTCCTTATTTCCCTGGTGCCGGGTGCGATGGCCTACTACCTGGTCGGCCTGCAGAGGAGCTTCGACCACTTTGCCTACTTCGCGCTGGTGCTCTTCATGACCATGATGCTGGTGGAGGGCCTGATGATGATCGTTGCTAGCGCCGTACCGGACTTCCTCATGGGCATCATCACCGGCGCTGGCATCCAGGGCGTCATGATGCTCAACGGCGGCTTCTTCCGTCTGCCCCACGACCTTCCCAAGCCGGTGTGGAGGTACCCCATGTACTACGTCGCCTTCCACAAGTATGCCAACCAGGGGTTCTACAAGAATGAGTTCCTCGGCCTCACCTTCCCAAACAACCAGGCCGGCGGCGCCACCACCATCACGGGCGACGAGATCCTCAGGGAGTACTGGCAGGTGGAGATGGGGTACAACAAGTGGGTCGACCTCGCGGTCCTGTTCGGGATGGTCATATTGTACAGGGTGCTCTTCTTGGCCATCATGAAGCTCACCGAGAAGGCCAAGCCCATGGTGAACGGGCTTAGGTTCAGGAGGACCCAGCCGTCGGTGCACATCGCCGACCAGAGTTTCGAAGCAAATGGAGCAAAGTGA
- the LOC109733222 gene encoding ABC transporter G family member 1 isoform X1 yields the protein MASEQLLPAVPRWRPSPPREQSRPGHAADDEGPSDTASDVLGGSLRSTDGFPFGSGSSFPPPPFAPMPVTLPRSRTSSSLEISVENGAGAVPAVVRETSLRRVDQGVVLSWEDLWVSAAGGKAGRVPILRGLNGYARPGEVLAIMGPSGCGKSTLLDALAGRLGSGVSQKGDILINGRRQKLSYGTSAYVTQDDVLMTTLTVREAVRYSASLQLPSGMSAAAKRERAEETLREMGLEGAADTRIGGWMHKGISGGQRRRVSICMEILTRPALLFLDEPTSGLDSAASFHVVSRIARLARREGMTVVAAVHQPSTEVYGLFHGLCLLAYGKTVFFGPAAETNQFFALSGFPCPSLMNPSDHFLRTVNKDFDNVTTSDIEEGLGGKKMTTVENIDALVASYKSSAHMDKVTRQIADIRGTGGEVVKMEGQQPSFLMQSFVLTKRSFINMYRDLGYYWLRFAIYIALCLCCGTIFYDIGHSYGSIQARGSMLMFVGAFLTFMAIGGFPSFVEDMKIFGRERLNGHYGVSSFVIANTVSATPYLLLISLVPGAMAYYLVGLQRSFDHFAYFALVLFMTMMLVEGLMMIVASAVPDFLMGIITGAGIQGVMMLNGGFFRLPHDLPKPVWRYPMYYVAFHKYANQGFYKNEFLGLTFPNNQAGGATTITGDEILREYWQVEMGYNKWVDLAVLFGMVILYRVLFLAIMKLTEKAKPMVNGLRFRRTQPSVHIADQSFEANGAK from the exons ATGGCGTCCGAGCAGCTGCTGCCCGCCGTGCCGAGGTGGAGGCCGAGCCCGCCGCGGGAGCAGAGCCGTCCCGGCCACGCCGCAGACGACGAGGGCCCGTCCGACACGGCCTCCGACGTCCTCGGCGGCTCCCTGCGCAGCACCGACGGCTTCCCTTTCGGCAGCGGGAGCTCGttcccgccgccgccgttcgctcCGATGCCGGTGACCCTGCCGCGGTCGCGGACCTCCTCGTCGCTCGAGATCAGCGTGGAGAACGGCGCCGGCGCCGTGCCCGCCGTGGTTCGCGAGACGTCGTTGCGCCGGGTTGACCAGGGCGTCGTGCTCTCCTGGGAGGACCTGTGGGTGTCGGCGGCCGGCGGCAAGGCCGGCCGCGTCCCCATCCTGCGCGGCCTCAACGGTTATGCGCGCCCCGGCGAGGTCCTCGCCATCATGGGGCCCTCCGGCTGCGGCAAATCCACCCTTCTGGACGCTCTAGCAG GAAGGCTAGGCTCTGGTGTCAGCCAGAAGGGAGACATCTTGATCAATGGCCGGAGGCAGAAGTTATCCTACGGAACTTCG GCGTACGTGACGCAGGACGACGTGCTGATGACGACGCTGACGGTGCGGGAGGCGGTACGCTACTCGGCGTCGCTGCAGCTGCCGAGCGGCATGTCGGCGGCGGCGAAGCGGGAGAGGGCGGAGGAGACGCTGCGGGAGATGGGGCTGGAGGGCGCGGCGGACACGCGCATCGGCGGGTGGATGCACAAGGGGATCAGCGGCGGCCAGCGGCGCCGGGTCAGCATCTGCATGGAGATCCTCACCCGGCCGGCGCTGCTGTTCCTCGACGAGCCCACCAGCGGCCTCGACAGCGCCGCCTCCTTCCACGTCGTCAGCCGGATCGCCAGGCTCGCGCGCCGGGAGGGCATGACCGTCGTCGCCGCCGTGCACCAGCCCAGCACCGAGGTCTACGGCCTCTTCCACGGGCTCTGCCTCCTCGCCTACGGCAAGACAGTCTTCTTCGGTCCCGCCGCCGAGACCAACCAG TTCTTTGCTCTGAGCGGGTTTCCTTGCCCGTCACTGATGAACCCTTCCGACCACTTTCTGAGGACCGTAAACAAGGACTTCGACAACGTGACCACATCG GACATCGAGGAAGGCCTCGGCGGGAAGAAGATGACCACTGTCGAGAACATCGACGCGCTGGTGGCTTCCTACAAATCCTCCGCGCACATGGACAAGGTGACGCGGCAGATCGCCGACATACGCGGCACT GGAGGGGAGGTGGTGAAGATGGAAGGGCAGCAGCCGAGCTTCCTGATGCAGTCCTTCGTTCTAACCAAGAGATCCTTCATCAACATGTACAGGGACCTCGGCTACTACTGGCTCCGCTTCGCTATCTACATCGCGCTCTGCCTCTGCTGCGGCACCATCTTCTATGACATCGGCCATAGCTACGGATCCATACAG GCTCGTGGCTCCATGCTCATGTTCGTCGGCGCCTTCCTCACCTTCATGGCCATCGGAGGCTTCCCATCTTTCGTCGAGGACATGAAG ATATTTGGAAGGGAGAGGTTGAACGGGCACTACGGGGTGTCGTCGTTCGTAATCGCCAACACAGTGTCGGCGACACCGTACCTGCTCCTTATTTCCCTGGTGCCGGGTGCGATGGCCTACTACCTGGTCGGCCTGCAGAGGAGCTTCGACCACTTTGCCTACTTCGCGCTGGTGCTCTTCATGACCATGATGCTGGTGGAGGGCCTGATGATGATCGTTGCTAGCGCCGTACCGGACTTCCTCATGGGCATCATCACCGGCGCTGGCATCCAGGGCGTCATGATGCTCAACGGCGGCTTCTTCCGTCTGCCCCACGACCTTCCCAAGCCGGTGTGGAGGTACCCCATGTACTACGTCGCCTTCCACAAGTATGCCAACCAGGGGTTCTACAAGAATGAGTTCCTCGGCCTCACCTTCCCAAACAACCAGGCCGGCGGCGCCACCACCATCACGGGCGACGAGATCCTCAGGGAGTACTGGCAGGTGGAGATGGGGTACAACAAGTGGGTCGACCTCGCGGTCCTGTTCGGGATGGTCATATTGTACAGGGTGCTCTTCTTGGCCATCATGAAGCTCACCGAGAAGGCCAAGCCCATGGTGAACGGGCTTAGGTTCAGGAGGACCCAGCCGTCGGTGCACATCGCCGACCAGAGTTTCGAAGCAAATGGAGCAAAGTGA